The Acidobacteriota bacterium genome has a segment encoding these proteins:
- a CDS encoding radical SAM protein, translating into MRYEGTVYRPPSEAGSLIIQATIGCPHNRCAFCGMYGEKQFRRRPVDQIVEDLDLAREVYGNGVRTIFLADGNTAALPTDNLVEVGRAAQERFPGLERITMYGSAKFLVKKSRDEWQRIADAGITRVHSGLESGDPVTLRDIRKGIDPEAAAKAFNHVMQAGIELSVYLMVGLAGIARWREHAEGSASVLNQASPDFVRLRTFVPVVGTDWCDRWQRGELTLLDAHQALRETRLLVERLKGPTMLLSDHVSNFLDVHGRIPEDRQVILETIDEALGWPLDRFRPPTEQLIGLGL; encoded by the coding sequence ATGAGATACGAAGGCACCGTCTACCGGCCGCCGTCCGAGGCGGGTTCGCTGATCATCCAGGCGACCATCGGCTGTCCACACAATCGATGTGCCTTCTGCGGGATGTACGGTGAAAAGCAGTTCAGGCGGCGGCCGGTCGACCAGATCGTCGAGGACCTGGACCTGGCGCGCGAGGTATACGGCAACGGAGTCCGGACGATCTTCCTCGCCGACGGCAACACTGCGGCCCTGCCCACCGACAACCTGGTCGAGGTCGGACGTGCGGCGCAGGAGCGCTTTCCCGGGCTCGAGCGCATCACGATGTACGGGTCGGCGAAGTTTCTGGTCAAAAAGAGCCGCGACGAGTGGCAGCGGATTGCCGACGCGGGCATCACGCGAGTCCACTCCGGACTCGAGTCCGGTGACCCGGTGACGTTGCGTGACATTCGGAAAGGCATCGATCCGGAGGCGGCGGCGAAGGCTTTCAACCACGTGATGCAGGCCGGCATCGAGCTTTCCGTCTATCTGATGGTCGGGCTGGCCGGGATCGCGCGCTGGCGCGAGCACGCGGAGGGCAGCGCCTCGGTGCTGAATCAGGCAAGCCCCGATTTTGTGCGGTTGCGGACCTTCGTACCGGTGGTGGGCACTGACTGGTGCGATCGCTGGCAACGGGGCGAGCTGACCCTGCTCGACGCACACCAAGCGCTCCGTGAGACCAGACTTCTCGTCGAACGCCTGAAAGGACCGACCATGCTCCTGTCGGACCACGTCAGCAATTTTCTTGATGTACACGGACGAATTCCGGAAGACCGTCAAGTCATTCTCGAAACGATCGACGAAGCGCTCGGGTGGCCGCTTGACCGCTTTCGACCGCCGACTGAGCAGCTGATCGGACTCGGCCTCTAA